The window ACGACGTCGTCGAGGTGTCGGCGGCCCACAGCGCCCGCACGGAGGTCGAGGAGGTGAGCGGCCAGACCGGCGTTCCGGTGCTGACCGACGAGGATCACGACGTCCACGGGATGGCCGAAAGCAGCGACATCGTCGGGTATCTCGAGGAAACGTACGGCAACGGCGCCTGAACCTGCGTCTGAGCCTGCGTCCTGTTCTGACTCGATCCGTCCACCACAGTCGATTTCTCACTCGATTCGTTCACCTCAGTCGCTTTCACTCGATTCGTCCGTCACACG of the Natronosalvus vescus genome contains:
- a CDS encoding glutaredoxin family protein, with protein sequence MAAITLYELPGCPFCASVRSKLDELDLEYDVVEVSAAHSARTEVEEVSGQTGVPVLTDEDHDVHGMAESSDIVGYLEETYGNGA